One window of Leopardus geoffroyi isolate Oge1 chromosome B3, O.geoffroyi_Oge1_pat1.0, whole genome shotgun sequence genomic DNA carries:
- the PPCDC gene encoding phosphopantothenoylcysteine decarboxylase isoform X5: MWKCRSDPVLHIDLRRWADLMLVAPLDANTLGKVASGICDNLLTCVIRAWDCRKPLLFCPAMNTAMWEHPVTAQQVGLLKAFGYVEIPCVAKKLVCGDEGLGAMAEVGTIVDKVKEVLFCRGGSQQS; encoded by the exons aTGTGGAAGTGCCGATCCGACCCCGTTCTCCACATTGACCTGCGGAGGTGGGCAGATCTCATGCTGGTGGCTCCTCTTGATGCCAACACCCTGGGGAAGGTGGCCAGTGGTATATGTGACAACTTGCTT ACCTGTGTCATCCGGGCCTGGGACTGCCGAAAGCCCCTGCTCTTCTGCCCGGCGATGAACACCGCCATGTGGGAGCATCCCGTCACCGCGCAGCAGGTGGGCCTGCTCAAGGCCTTCGGCTATGTGGAGATTCCTTGTGTGGCCAAGAAGTTGGTGTGTGGAGATGAAG GTCTAGGGGCCATGGCTGAGGTGGGCACCATTGTGGACAAGGTGAAAGAAGTCCTCTTCTGTCGTGGCGGCTCTCAGCAGAGCTGA